Proteins from one Impatiens glandulifera chromosome 2, dImpGla2.1, whole genome shotgun sequence genomic window:
- the LOC124925079 gene encoding uncharacterized protein LOC124925079, with translation MTLQIGLFASVMAETTVPDFPGRISWKSALCLKKIVTKFEEMDLVEKVYNTQFRYIVSAPVLQFSGTIEDYDDEEEGSEPEDEHEEPTSKPNTRKRKAALNLKEAVNLKRKLAYESSPANIPSPPSATSPGLPPTSSVGCKCEELKEEDRKAEDSGETENNVKNWLKDEATNDETKTVFTCEARKKLFVRVLTKSTWLKDPEIDAVCHLLRKRIEQYPKTYKHCKVSIGDCLLADMMRREYPNYKKDPEKFPISDVFSQYFWGAPHRHMPEWPLVDDIYVPLNIGNKHWVLCVVRVQDNHIDVYDCDSSIYRNLDPYMRPLCEMFPRIYAMGASDAELKRYPNFNFQKLTYKRLPHPVKNAVAKNGEVPRAAESGDCGVFMLMHMEYLTAGLGVEKNLTCAYVF, from the exons ATGACCCTACAAATAGGCCTATTTGCATCCGtg atggcagaaaccacCGTTCCTGATTTCCCTGGACGGATTTCTTGGAAAAGCGCCCTCTGCCTTAAGAAGATTGTAACGAAGtttgaggaaatggatcttgtgGAGAAGGTGTACAATACCCAATTCAGATATATAGTCTCTGCGCCAGtgttgcagttctcaggaactatt gaggattatgatgatgaagaggaggGAAGTGAACCTGAGGATGAACATGAAGAACCTACTTCCAAACCAAACACCCGGAAGAGAAAGGCTGCGCTTAATCTCAAAGAAGCCGTAAacctgaagaggaagcttgcttatgaatctaGTCCTGCCAACATTCCTAGCCCCCCATCCGCTACTAGTCCTGGATTACCTCCAACATcttctgttggatgtaaatgtgaagAGCTGAAAGAGGAG GATAGGAAGGCGGAGGATAGTGGTGAGACTGAGAataatgtgaag AATTGGTTGAAAGATGAAGCTACCAATGATGAGACAAAGACTGTGTTTACTTGCGAAGCACGAAAGAAGttgtttgttagagttctaacaaagtccacatggcttaaagatcct GAAATCGACGCAGTGTGCCACTTGTTGCGCAAAAGGATTGAGCaatatcccaagacatataaacatTGTAAAGTATCAATAGGGGATTGCTTATTAGCAGATATGATGAGGCGAGAGTATCCGAACTATAAAAAAGATCCTGAAAAATTTCCAATATCAGACGTCTTTTCTCAGTACTTCTGGGGAGCGCCTCATAGACATATGCCAGAATGGCCACTAGTAGACGATATTTACGTGCCTTTGAACATTGGCAACAAGCATTGGGTACTGTGCGTCGTTCGTGTACAAGATAATCACATTGACGTTTATGACTGCGACTCGAGTATTTATAGGAATCTCGATCCATACATGAGACCTTTGTGTGAGATGTTTCCACGAATATATGCAATGGGAGCCAGTGATGCTGAGCTAAAACGGTatcctaatttcaatttccagaAACTGACATATAAAAGGTTGCCACACCCAGTCAAAAATGCAGTCGCCAAAAATGGGGAAGTCCCTAGAGCAGCAGAAAGTGGGGATTGTGGTGTATTTATGCTTATGCACATGGAATACTTGACTGCTGGTTTAGGTGTAGAGAAG AACTTGACTTGTGCTTATGTATTCTGA